From Novosphingobium decolorationis, one genomic window encodes:
- a CDS encoding DUF1737 domain-containing protein, with protein MSQYETPEDRPIYRLLTGKDDRAFCERISEALEQGWRLYGSPTMSWDTAENCMKAAQAVIWHEADVVM; from the coding sequence ATGTCGCAATACGAGACGCCCGAAGACCGCCCGATCTATCGCCTGCTTACCGGCAAGGACGACCGCGCCTTCTGCGAGCGGATTTCCGAGGCTCTGGAGCAGGGCTGGCGGCTCTACGGTTCGCCCACGATGAGCTGGGATACGGCCGAGAACTGCATGAAGGCGGCCCAGGCGGTGATCTGGCACGAGGCTGATGTCGTCATGTGA
- a CDS encoding phytanoyl-CoA dioxygenase family protein, which yields MNTTHPCPVVLDLDRDGACRVAGLANSILPALLAEFADYPVGQAGLRLSDAPGLETLLGAGSCVGGEVEARAGRPMQPVRAVLFDKRADRNWALGWHQDRTIAVRTRHDVPGYGPWSVKQGICHVEPPFALIEAMMTLRIHLDPVDGGNAPLRIACGSHRWGRVPVADVEAQVAQSQQAICLADTGDVWFYRTPILHASDPADGRATGRRVLQVDYCGQGLPAPLEWLGIG from the coding sequence ATGAACACCACACATCCTTGCCCCGTGGTGCTGGACCTGGATCGCGACGGAGCCTGCCGCGTCGCGGGGCTCGCCAACTCGATCCTGCCCGCGCTTCTGGCTGAATTTGCCGACTACCCGGTCGGACAGGCGGGCCTGCGGCTTTCCGACGCGCCGGGACTGGAGACATTGCTTGGCGCGGGGAGCTGCGTGGGCGGCGAGGTCGAGGCTCGGGCCGGACGCCCGATGCAGCCGGTACGCGCGGTGCTGTTCGACAAGCGCGCGGATCGAAACTGGGCGCTGGGCTGGCATCAGGACCGCACCATTGCCGTGCGTACGCGCCATGACGTGCCGGGCTATGGTCCCTGGAGCGTCAAGCAGGGCATTTGCCATGTCGAGCCGCCGTTCGCGCTGATCGAGGCGATGATGACCCTGCGCATTCACCTCGATCCGGTCGATGGCGGCAATGCGCCGCTGCGCATCGCGTGCGGCTCGCACAGGTGGGGGCGGGTTCCAGTGGCGGACGTGGAGGCACAGGTGGCGCAATCGCAGCAGGCCATCTGCCTCGCCGACACCGGGGACGTCTGGTTCTACCGCACGCCGATCCTGCATGCGTCCGATCCCGCGGACGGACGCGCGACGGGACGGCGCGTGTTGCAGGTGGATTATTGCGGGCAGGGCTTGCCTGCGCCTCTGGAGTGGCTAGGCATCGGGTAA
- a CDS encoding ACT domain-containing protein has protein sequence MTDGPVREGRAMIAGMSPRLDPETWIFCTGGAPLTQAIASFAEAEGLSQILPLAFAEMAGHDTSLPMARIVLEVHSALDGHGLTAAVSTALAEAGIACNMVAAFHHDHVFVPFAEKDRALAVLAALQSKAG, from the coding sequence ATGACGGACGGGCCGGTGCGCGAGGGACGCGCGATGATCGCGGGGATGTCGCCCCGGCTCGATCCCGAAACCTGGATTTTCTGCACCGGCGGCGCGCCGCTCACGCAGGCCATCGCCAGCTTTGCCGAGGCGGAAGGTCTCTCGCAGATCCTTCCCCTCGCGTTCGCCGAAATGGCGGGGCACGACACCTCGCTTCCCATGGCGCGCATCGTGCTGGAAGTGCACTCCGCGCTCGATGGACACGGCCTGACGGCGGCCGTTTCCACCGCGCTGGCCGAGGCCGGCATTGCCTGCAACATGGTCGCCGCCTTCCACCACGATCACGTCTTCGTTCCCTTTGCCGAGAAGGACCGGGCGCTCGCCGTGCTGGCGGCGCTCCAGTCGAAGGCTGGGTAA
- the hslU gene encoding ATP-dependent protease ATPase subunit HslU, whose amino-acid sequence MKDTLTPKAIVASLDEHIIGQSEAKKAVAVALRNRWRRQRLSADLRDEVTPKNILMIGPTGCGKTEISRRLAKLADAPFVKVEATKFTEVGYVGRDVEQIARDLVEEAIRLEKERRRESVREAASKAAMDRLLNALVGEGASEATRAAFHERITQNAMNDTEVEIEVEDAPSGAMEIPGMGGSVGMINLSDMMGKAFGGQKTVRRKMKVPEAWDKLVDEESEKRLDQDDVQRVAIADAEQNGIVFLDEIDKIAVSDQRGGTVSREGVQRDLLPLIEGTTVATKYGAMKTDHVLFVASGAFHVSKPSDMLPELQGRLPIRVELKALTEADFVRILSETRANLVAQYKALLGTEDLTIEMTEGAVREVAKIAAQVNESVENIGARRLQTVMEKLFEELSFEAEDRGGETVTIDEAYVREKLEGLAGNADLSKYIL is encoded by the coding sequence ATGAAAGACACCCTTACCCCCAAGGCCATCGTGGCTTCGCTCGACGAGCACATCATCGGCCAGTCCGAGGCCAAGAAGGCCGTCGCGGTCGCGCTGCGCAACCGCTGGCGGCGTCAGCGCCTTTCCGCGGATCTGCGCGATGAGGTGACGCCCAAGAACATCCTGATGATTGGCCCCACGGGCTGCGGCAAGACCGAGATCAGCCGCCGCCTCGCCAAGCTGGCCGATGCGCCCTTCGTGAAGGTGGAAGCGACCAAGTTCACCGAAGTGGGCTATGTCGGCCGCGATGTCGAACAGATCGCCCGTGACCTCGTCGAGGAAGCGATCCGGCTTGAGAAGGAGCGCCGCCGCGAATCCGTGCGCGAGGCCGCCAGCAAGGCGGCGATGGACCGCCTGCTCAACGCGCTGGTCGGCGAAGGCGCCTCCGAGGCCACCCGCGCCGCCTTCCACGAGCGCATCACCCAGAACGCGATGAACGACACCGAAGTCGAGATCGAGGTCGAGGACGCGCCAAGCGGCGCCATGGAGATCCCCGGCATGGGCGGCTCGGTCGGGATGATCAATCTCTCCGACATGATGGGTAAGGCGTTCGGCGGCCAGAAGACCGTGCGCCGCAAGATGAAGGTGCCCGAGGCCTGGGACAAGCTGGTCGACGAGGAATCGGAAAAGCGGCTCGATCAGGACGATGTCCAGCGCGTCGCCATCGCCGATGCCGAGCAGAACGGCATCGTCTTCCTCGATGAAATCGACAAGATCGCGGTTTCGGACCAGCGCGGCGGCACCGTCAGCCGCGAGGGCGTGCAGCGCGACCTCCTGCCGCTGATCGAGGGCACGACCGTCGCCACCAAGTACGGCGCGATGAAGACAGACCATGTCCTCTTCGTCGCCTCGGGCGCGTTCCACGTCTCCAAGCCTTCGGACATGCTGCCCGAACTCCAGGGCCGCCTGCCGATCCGCGTCGAATTGAAGGCGCTGACCGAGGCCGACTTCGTGCGCATTCTGTCCGAAACGCGCGCCAACCTGGTCGCCCAGTACAAGGCGCTGCTGGGCACCGAGGACCTCACCATCGAGATGACCGAGGGCGCGGTGCGCGAAGTCGCGAAGATCGCCGCGCAGGTGAACGAAAGCGTCGAGAACATCGGCGCCCGCCGCCTCCAGACGGTCATGGAAAAGCTCTTCGAGGAGCTCTCCTTCGAGGCCGAGGACCGTGGCGGCGAGACGGTGACGATCGACGAGGCCTACGTGCGCGAGAAGCTCGAAGGTCTGGCCGGCAACGCCGATCTTTCCAAGTACATCCTGTAA